A region from the Chloroflexota bacterium genome encodes:
- a CDS encoding archease, whose protein sequence is MMCKQPQPSSRRRYEQLDHTADLALRIYGQDLRDLFANAAYAMFSQLADIEHIGAATSRLVVAEGVDYESLLVNWLNELLYLHDTQHEVYATFDIHELGPYHLEATVHGDQNQDIHTIIKGATYHDLAIIQTAEGYEATIVFDV, encoded by the coding sequence ATGATGTGCAAACAACCTCAGCCTTCTTCCAGACGGCGTTATGAACAATTGGATCACACGGCCGATTTGGCTCTACGCATTTACGGCCAGGACTTGCGCGACTTGTTTGCCAATGCTGCTTATGCTATGTTCAGCCAGTTGGCCGACATAGAGCATATCGGGGCTGCCACAAGCCGTCTGGTCGTAGCAGAGGGCGTTGATTACGAGTCCTTGCTGGTCAATTGGCTGAATGAATTGCTCTATCTACACGATACACAGCACGAAGTGTATGCTACTTTTGATATCCACGAACTCGGGCCCTACCACCTCGAAGCAACCGTACACGGTGACCAGAATCAAGACATCCACACCATCATCAAGGGAGCTACCTATCACGATTTGGCTATCATCCAGACAGCGGAAGGATACGAAGCCACCATCGTTTTTGATGTATAA
- a CDS encoding RtcB family protein encodes MVSKKDLKRIEEYLWEIPADFRSDMRVPARIYADNDLLEAALQDRSVEQLINTACLPGVVKYTLAMPDIHQGYGPPIGGVAAMNVKDGVVSPGAVGYDINCGVRLLRTNLEAARVKPLMAEIMDALYHGVPSGVGRGGDIRLSGKDMDDVLEKGAGWAVQKGYGTKEDLEHTEERGALAGARASAVSRKAKDRGGDQLGTLGSGNHFVEVGEVVEVYDESVAEKFGVFPGQLVVWIHSGSRGLGHQVCDDYINKLQSALNKYGIRLPDRELVCAPIDSPEGQEYMAAMACAANYAWANRQLLMHRVCTILDRVLAPHFKGRSFELIYDIAHNIAKIEEFTINGRTVKVVVHRKGATRSFGPGNPALPADYRDVGQPVLVPGDMGTASYLLVGTAEAADKSFSSTCHGAGRVLSRHASTRQVRGEEVQQRLAQQGITVRGPWKGLAEEAPEAYKDIDRVVHVVHEAGLARKVAKMVPLGVMKG; translated from the coding sequence ATGGTAAGCAAGAAAGATCTAAAACGTATCGAAGAATACTTGTGGGAGATCCCAGCGGATTTCCGCAGCGATATGCGTGTGCCTGCGCGCATCTATGCGGACAACGACTTACTGGAGGCAGCGCTGCAGGACCGCTCGGTCGAACAGCTCATTAACACGGCTTGCCTGCCCGGCGTAGTGAAATACACCCTAGCCATGCCGGACATTCACCAAGGTTATGGCCCACCCATTGGCGGTGTGGCAGCGATGAACGTGAAGGATGGCGTCGTCTCGCCGGGGGCAGTAGGTTATGACATCAACTGTGGCGTGCGCTTGCTGCGCACCAATTTGGAGGCTGCGCGGGTCAAGCCATTGATGGCCGAGATCATGGATGCCCTGTATCACGGAGTGCCTAGCGGCGTAGGGCGTGGCGGGGATATCCGCCTATCTGGCAAGGATATGGATGATGTGCTGGAGAAGGGCGCTGGCTGGGCCGTGCAAAAGGGCTACGGCACCAAAGAGGATCTAGAGCACACGGAGGAGCGCGGTGCATTGGCCGGAGCCCGGGCGAGTGCGGTCAGCCGCAAAGCGAAAGACCGAGGCGGCGATCAACTCGGGACGTTGGGTTCGGGCAATCACTTTGTCGAGGTTGGTGAGGTCGTAGAGGTATACGATGAATCAGTGGCCGAAAAGTTCGGAGTGTTCCCTGGCCAACTCGTCGTGTGGATCCATTCTGGGTCGCGTGGGTTGGGGCATCAGGTCTGCGATGACTACATCAATAAACTGCAGAGCGCACTGAACAAATATGGCATCCGTCTGCCCGATAGAGAATTGGTCTGTGCTCCGATCGACTCACCAGAGGGGCAAGAGTACATGGCAGCAATGGCCTGCGCCGCGAATTACGCCTGGGCCAACCGCCAACTGCTCATGCACCGCGTGTGCACGATCCTGGATCGGGTGCTGGCTCCCCATTTCAAGGGACGCAGTTTCGAACTGATCTATGACATAGCGCACAACATTGCGAAAATCGAAGAGTTCACCATCAACGGACGTACCGTCAAAGTGGTCGTGCACCGCAAAGGGGCGACCCGTTCCTTCGGCCCTGGGAATCCCGCCCTGCCAGCAGATTACCGCGACGTAGGTCAGCCGGTCCTGGTACCGGGCGATATGGGGACTGCTTCGTATCTCTTAGTAGGTACCGCTGAGGCTGCAGACAAATCGTTCTCCTCGACCTGCCACGGAGCGGGGCGAGTGCTCAGCCGCCATGCCTCGACGAGACAAGTGCGTGGTGAAGAGGTACAGCAGCGTCTGGCACAGCAGGGCATCACCGTTCGCGGACCATGGAAAGGACTGGCAGAGGAAGCGCCTGAAGCCTATAAGGACATTGACCGCGTAGTCCACGTCGTGCACGAGGCAGGACTAGCACGCAAAGTAGCCAAGATGGTGCCACTGGGCGTGATGAAGGGCTAG
- a CDS encoding low molecular weight protein arginine phosphatase: MSAKKTVLFVCTGNVCRSPMAAGFFYDKLVQERMDGCVRVRSAGIWALEGQPASAYALQVMGEHGLDISAHRGRNLTQADVDEADIILVMTKRHAEIINRDFANSVGKVRLLSEMAGEPYDIQDPYGGSLLEYRRTAAELADLIELGYGKIMEWLRCQSSAQ, translated from the coding sequence ATGTCTGCAAAGAAAACAGTCCTTTTTGTCTGTACTGGCAATGTGTGCCGTTCGCCCATGGCGGCTGGATTTTTCTACGATAAACTGGTCCAGGAACGAATGGACGGATGTGTACGTGTGCGCTCGGCAGGTATCTGGGCTCTTGAGGGGCAACCGGCCAGCGCCTATGCCTTGCAAGTGATGGGCGAGCATGGGTTGGACATCAGTGCCCATCGGGGGCGCAACCTGACACAAGCAGATGTGGATGAGGCAGATATAATCCTGGTAATGACCAAACGCCACGCAGAGATTATCAACCGCGACTTTGCAAACAGTGTTGGCAAGGTCCGCCTGCTCAGCGAGATGGCTGGCGAACCTTACGACATACAGGATCCCTATGGCGGCTCGCTGCTCGAATACCGTCGCACAGCAGCAGAGTTAGCGGATTTGATTGAGCTAGGCTATGGCAAGATCATGGAATGGCTGCGCTGCCAGTCCAGTGCACAGTAA
- the raiA gene encoding ribosome-associated translation inhibitor RaiA, with translation MQLIIKGKNMEVSEALKKYVQKKIGKLDRYLPTIDEARVELSVEKAKSSQDRQVVQVTLRSNSTILRAEERSADMLAAIDAVRDKLQRQIKRYKERPMRMRERARAAAAQSTEGAEELPARIVRTKRFIVTPMDEEEAIEQMELLGHDFFVFYNPNTGSMNVLYRRKDGNYGLLQPELA, from the coding sequence ATGCAGCTGATTATCAAGGGTAAGAACATGGAGGTCAGCGAAGCCCTCAAAAAGTACGTGCAGAAAAAGATTGGCAAACTAGACCGCTATCTCCCCACGATTGATGAAGCTCGCGTCGAACTCTCCGTAGAAAAGGCCAAGAGCAGCCAGGATCGCCAGGTTGTTCAGGTTACTCTCCGCAGCAACAGCACCATCCTCCGTGCCGAGGAAAGAAGCGCCGACATGCTTGCCGCTATTGACGCAGTCCGCGACAAGTTGCAGCGTCAGATTAAACGCTACAAAGAACGTCCCATGCGCATGCGCGAGCGCGCCCGCGCCGCTGCTGCGCAATCCACAGAGGGAGCTGAAGAACTTCCCGCCCGTATTGTACGTACCAAGCGCTTCATCGTGACACCTATGGATGAAGAAGAAGCAATCGAACAGATGGAGTTGCTGGGGCACGACTTTTTCGTCTTCTATAACCCCAACACCGGCTCGATGAATGTCCTCTACCGTCGTAAGGACGGCAACTATGGACTGCTGCAACCGGAACTTGCCTAG
- a CDS encoding bifunctional riboflavin kinase/FMN adenylyltransferase, with product MRIIRDLRQTNIEGETALAIGAFDGLHVGHQELLRQLIRRAQRTQRLSGVVTFDPLPKAVLAPASNAICLTTIEDKIELLEEQGVDLLVILPFTPELARTSARDFVQRLCDHLHMRELWVGWNFALGYGREGNVRVLKKLGKELGFRVHVIAPVINGDIAISSTQIRNLLSAGEVTEAAKMLGRYYQLRTHVVSEIEQDEKLGLTSTRLQFAPHCALPASGVYAAYALIQGRPYSAVVDIGSEPTAESQTPEVRMHLLGFDGELQGEEIRIQFVERLSQ from the coding sequence ATGAGGATCATTCGTGACCTAAGGCAAACAAACATAGAAGGTGAAACTGCTCTCGCTATTGGAGCCTTTGATGGGCTGCATGTGGGACACCAGGAACTGCTCAGACAGCTCATACGCAGAGCTCAGCGCACGCAGCGGCTCAGTGGAGTGGTCACTTTCGACCCACTCCCTAAGGCAGTCCTGGCTCCTGCCAGCAATGCGATTTGTTTGACCACCATCGAGGACAAGATCGAGCTCCTGGAAGAGCAGGGGGTGGATTTGTTGGTTATCCTGCCCTTCACGCCGGAATTGGCCCGTACATCGGCCCGGGATTTTGTACAACGTCTATGCGACCATCTGCATATGAGGGAGTTGTGGGTTGGATGGAACTTTGCTTTGGGCTATGGACGTGAAGGCAATGTGCGTGTGCTAAAGAAACTAGGCAAAGAACTGGGTTTTCGCGTACATGTGATTGCACCTGTGATAAATGGCGATATTGCTATTAGCAGCACCCAGATTCGCAACCTATTGAGCGCAGGAGAGGTAACGGAAGCAGCCAAGATGCTTGGGCGTTACTATCAATTGAGAACCCATGTCGTTTCGGAAATAGAACAGGATGAGAAACTAGGACTGACCAGCACGCGCTTGCAGTTTGCGCCACATTGCGCACTGCCGGCCAGCGGCGTCTATGCGGCTTATGCGCTGATCCAGGGCAGACCTTATTCAGCCGTAGTAGACATCGGCTCAGAGCCAACTGCCGAAAGCCAAACGCCGGAGGTCAGAATGCACCTGTTGGGCTTTGACGGAGAACTGCAGGGAGAGGAAATACGCATCCAATTCGTGGAACGATTGTCTCAGTAG
- a CDS encoding HNH endonuclease, with the protein MDDGAVLVLNQDYEPLNVCNLRRAMLMILGGKAEILENGRGFIHSVNGAWPVPSVIRLEYQVRRPLPRVRLCRKEVFRRDNYTCQYCGRQTHNLTMDHVVPRHRGGQHVWENLVSACPTCNRRKGGKTLEQARMRLLRQPFEPRPTGRYLFQVYLEQNHEWEKFLQGWWE; encoded by the coding sequence ATGGATGACGGTGCAGTATTAGTACTCAACCAGGATTATGAGCCCCTGAACGTCTGCAATCTGCGACGGGCGATGCTGATGATCCTGGGCGGAAAAGCGGAGATTTTGGAAAATGGGCGCGGATTCATCCATTCGGTAAACGGCGCCTGGCCAGTACCATCGGTGATCCGCTTGGAGTACCAGGTGCGGCGTCCCTTGCCACGCGTGCGTCTATGTCGCAAAGAGGTCTTTCGCCGCGACAATTACACTTGCCAGTACTGTGGGCGGCAAACGCACAATCTGACCATGGATCATGTCGTGCCACGCCACCGCGGTGGCCAGCACGTTTGGGAGAACCTGGTTAGTGCGTGCCCAACCTGCAACCGCCGCAAGGGCGGCAAAACGTTGGAGCAAGCGCGTATGCGCTTGCTACGCCAGCCTTTCGAACCACGCCCTACCGGTAGGTACCTCTTCCAGGTTTATCTGGAGCAAAACCACGAATGGGAAAAGTTTTTGCAGGGATGGTGGGAGTAG
- a CDS encoding glycosyltransferase family 2 protein yields the protein MSHLTITVVVPTHYGSDDLRRCLTNVMQASPPPDELIVVLDGSNEAAREIALSFGARIAETLKQGGPAGARNFGARLAQSDLLFFVDADVMIPSDAIAQVRDAFQHEPELAAVFGSYDDAPAQPNFLSQYKNLLHHYVHQTAQEEASTFWAGCGAIRRDVFLAMGGFDERYSPVPWSRQLRGSTTGILSWLD from the coding sequence GTGTCCCATCTTACTATTACTGTCGTTGTGCCCACTCATTATGGGAGCGATGACTTACGGCGCTGTCTGACCAACGTGATGCAGGCCAGCCCACCGCCGGATGAATTGATCGTTGTGCTCGATGGCAGCAACGAAGCAGCCAGAGAGATCGCACTGTCTTTCGGCGCCCGTATAGCCGAAACCCTCAAACAAGGCGGACCGGCGGGAGCACGCAATTTTGGTGCGCGTCTGGCGCAGAGCGACCTTCTCTTCTTTGTGGATGCTGACGTCATGATCCCTTCAGATGCCATTGCCCAGGTGAGGGATGCCTTTCAGCATGAGCCTGAACTGGCCGCCGTTTTCGGCTCCTACGATGACGCTCCAGCGCAGCCCAACTTTCTTTCCCAGTACAAAAATCTACTTCATCATTATGTGCATCAGACGGCACAGGAAGAAGCCTCCACCTTCTGGGCGGGCTGCGGGGCGATCCGTCGTGATGTCTTCCTGGCGATGGGTGGCTTCGATGAGCGTTACTCTCCAGTACCGTGGTCGAGGCAGCTCAGGGGCTCCACTACCGGGATTTTATCCTGGTTGGACTGA
- the truB gene encoding tRNA pseudouridine(55) synthase TruB produces the protein MNINKPSGMTSHDVVARVRKITGQKKVGHAGTLDPLATGVLLVCLGQATRVAEYLATSDKIYRARVRLGISTDTYDAEGQVTGQSEVAVTREQVEQGLTAFVGSVEQTPPMYSAIKRDGIPLYRLARRGQDIARAKRKVQIWDIQLLAWEPPELEIRVHSSKGTYIRSLVHDLGQRLHCGAHLVSLTRIASGQFRIEQAITLEELEQAWAMGTVDNLLYPLDTALQGFPATVVDRATENKIISGQRVQLSEAPQGALCRAYAANGRLLALLRLDEKGLWQPHKVFVQRISDEDHS, from the coding sequence GACGTTGTCGCGCGTGTGCGCAAAATCACCGGGCAGAAGAAGGTGGGGCATGCAGGCACACTGGATCCATTAGCGACTGGCGTCCTACTGGTCTGCCTGGGCCAGGCAACTCGAGTAGCCGAGTATTTGGCAACCAGCGATAAGATTTATCGCGCCCGGGTGCGTCTGGGCATTAGCACGGATACCTATGATGCCGAGGGCCAGGTTACCGGTCAATCGGAGGTAGCAGTTACTCGCGAGCAGGTCGAACAAGGGCTGACTGCATTCGTAGGGTCGGTGGAACAGACGCCGCCCATGTACTCCGCTATTAAGCGTGACGGCATCCCACTATACCGGCTTGCCAGACGCGGGCAAGACATTGCCAGAGCCAAACGGAAGGTGCAGATATGGGACATCCAATTACTGGCGTGGGAGCCACCAGAGTTAGAGATTCGGGTGCACTCTAGCAAGGGCACTTATATACGCTCTCTGGTGCATGACTTGGGGCAGCGTCTTCATTGTGGCGCACACCTGGTGAGCCTAACTCGCATCGCCAGCGGCCAGTTTCGCATTGAGCAAGCGATCACGCTTGAGGAATTGGAGCAGGCTTGGGCCATGGGCACTGTGGACAATTTGCTTTACCCGCTCGATACGGCCTTGCAGGGCTTTCCAGCCACTGTGGTGGATCGGGCCACGGAGAACAAGATTATTTCAGGGCAGCGGGTGCAGTTATCCGAGGCACCACAGGGAGCGCTGTGCCGTGCTTATGCGGCCAATGGACGCCTGCTGGCTCTGCTCCGACTAGATGAGAAAGGACTGTGGCAACCACATAAGGTGTTTGTCCAACGGATAAGCGATGAGGATCATTCGTGA